A segment of the Odoribacter splanchnicus DSM 20712 genome:
CGGGAACATCACCCTGGCACGGAAACGATCGAACAGTCCGCGTTCCGATTCTATGGTCAGTCCCGTTTTTACCAAAAACTCTTTTTTATATCCTTTTTCTAAAGCTGCTTTCGTGAAACCGTCCCAAGCTTCGGGACAATACCCCAAACCGAATTTCTCGATCGTCCGATCATCCAATCCCCGACGACGAAAATACCCCAACCCCACCGATTTCCCTTCATCGGTATGCAACAGTTGCTGTACGAAAAATTCTTCGGCATAATTGGTCACGATCAGCATACTTTCCCGCTCGCTCTTCTCTTGCTTTTCGTGTTCCGAAAGCTCTTTTTCTTCGATGATAATATTATATTTAGCCGCCAGCCAACGCAGAGCCTCGACATAAGACAATTGTTCGTGTTCCATAATGAAATTCACCGCATTCCCGCCTTTCCCGCATCCGAAGCATTTATAAATACCCTTCGACGGGGAGACCGTAAAAGAACCTGTTTTTTCATTATGAAAAGGACAACAGCCCACATAATTCACCCCTCTCTTCTTCAGACTTACAAAGTCGGAAATCACTTCGTAAATATCTGCAGCATCGAAAATCTTCTGTATCGTCGCTTGATCAATCATAGTACAAAGGTAAGAGGTAAAAAGGAAAAAGATAAAAGGTAAAAGGTAAAAAGTAAAAGGTTTTTCTATTTATTATATTTCACAGTATTTTAACTACATTACAATCACGCTTTGGCACAATATTTGTACTTTTGCGTCCCATGGAAACGATATATATTCAAAACGTTTTCATGTGCAAATTTAATTTTATCATGACAGAAAGCGAATTTAATCGGGCAAGAGAAGAACTATTAGAAAATATTTCTGAGTTATTTTTAAAATATGGCTTAAGAAGTACTTCAATGGACGATATCTGTTCGCATCTCAAGATCTCGAAAAAAACTTTATACCAATATTTCAGTAATAAAGACGATCTTGTCGAACAGATCATGATGCACCGTAGAAATAATTACCGTACACAGAAGGATATCGAAGAACTGAAACAACATAATTCTGTAGAGATCATGTTGACGATCAGAGACCATATCATCCGGAGCTTCAACAGCAGGATGCCGGCGAATTTATTCGATTTAAAGAAATACCATCCGGATGTTTATCAACGAGTAAATAACAAAGATCAGATTTTTATCCAAAATTTATTTAACGAAGTGATCGACAAAGGGATACGGGATGGTTATTTCCGGTCTGATATCAATCGTGAGATCCAGGTCTACCTGTTTGTAAAGCAAATGTCTCTCATCGGTGAGCCGGAAATGATCAGTGAATTGAAATATCCGATTTCTACGATCGTCTCTACGATTGTAGAAAATATTATCCGCAGTTTCGCGACTCCCCAAGGGATGCATGAATTGGAACATTTACTTTATAATAAACCTCATGAAAAAACAACTAAGCCATGAAAAAGAACAGATCTAACTTTCCCAGGAGCTATGCTGTTTAGCTGAATTTCGGGATATAAACGTGTATAATCAAAATCAAAAATCTAATAATTAAAGAGAATGAAAAGAGGAGTATTAATCATTTTTGTTGCGATTCTCATTCCGTGTTTGCTGCAAGCCCAGACCACACCGAATGATCCCCAGCGTCTGACGCTAGAACAAGCGGTAAATTTTGCCGTAGAGCACAACAAAGAACTACAGGCATCCCAAATGAATATCGAATTGAGAAATAAAATGGTGACAGAAGCCATTTCTCAAGGTTTGCCTCAAATCAACGGCGATCTGAACTATAGCACCAATTTCAGATATAAGATGAGTTTCCCTGGATCGGAATCGTCTACCGTACTGAAAGACCAGTCGAGCGTCGGGGTTACCGTTAACCAACTGCTATTCAGTGGTGAATGGATATTGGGAATACAAACCAGTAAGATTGCTAAACTGATTGCTTCTCAGCAAGTGGATGTAACCGAATTGGATATTAAAGAAACGGTTTATAATTCGTATTATACCATCCTGGTGAGCGAACGCCTGATGGAAATCGTAAAGCAGAACCTGGAAAATATGAGCCAGATACAGCGTCATACCGAAAATATGCTGGCAGCAGGTACTGCCGAGCCGACAGACGTCGATCAGATCCGCATCACTGTCGGACAGTTGAAAAACAGCCTTCTGGCTATGCAACGGACAGTAGACGTAAACTATAATTTATTGCGCCTGCAACTGGGTTTACAAGCCGGGACTCCGATCACCCTGGCCGATCAACTGGATAATTTTCTGGAAGTCGGTAATTTCCTGAAACTGGCCGGCCAGGAATTCGATATCAACCAGAATGCCCAATACAAACTGATGGAGACCCAGGAGGAATTACAAAAGAAAATGGTAGGATTGAAAAAATGGGCTTATTCACCGACGATCTCTGCAAACTACGGTTACACCTATAAAATCCTGAAACCTAGCTTGGATTTCAGTCCGAAACATTCAGCTACCATTACGATGAGTATTCCTATTTTTTCAGGTCTGCAACGTAAAGCGCAGCTCGATCAGGAGAAAATCACGCTGGAACAAACCACGCTGAACAAGAGTTTATTGGCGGATCAATTGAACTTACAGGAAGAGCAATATAAATTCGCCCTGAAAAATGCTTTGGAAGATTATAACCTGCAAAGTGAGAATATTCAGGTTGCCCGGAAAGTGCTGGAAAATTACCAGTATAAATACAATGCCGGAGCCGTATCCAGTTTAGATCTGACCCAGGCCAACAATAATTACCTGACCGCAGAAAACAACTATACTTCGGCTTGTTTAACATTATTACAGGCACAAACTCAACTGGAGAAACTGTATAACGAGCTAAAATAATCAGGAGTGAATAGTCGGAAAGCGATCTTTTAGCTCTGTAATTGAAAAAGAAACAAATTAAATATTGAAAACAATGATAAAGAACGTAATTTTATCTACCCTCGCGATTGCTGTATTAGCCGGTTGTTCAGGAAAGAAAGATTCTGACAAAGATACCAGCGTAGTTGAAGCTATCCCGGTGAAAGTTCAAAAACTGGAAAAAGAAAACATTGCCCGTACCCTGGACTACACAGCAAATTTACAGGCAGACGAGCAAGTGTATTATGCACCTGCAGCTACCGGACGTATTGAAAAAATCTATGTAGAAGTTGGGGACCGGATTAAAAAAGGACAATTATTAGTCGAAATGGACCGGACGAATCTGCAACAAGCCGAAGTCCAGTTAAAAAATCTGGAAACCGAATACAACCGGGCTAAAATGCTGAATGAAACTCAGAGTATCAGTAAGCAAGCCTACGATGCTGCAGTGACCCAATATGAGGTAGCTAAATCGAACGTAGACTTCCTGAAAGAAAATACCCGGATGTTGGCTCCTTTCAACGGAGTAGTGACCGGAAAATATTTCGAAAACGGAGAAGTATATACAGGAGCTGCTTTCGGTGGTGCTTCCAAACCATCGATCATTGCAATTGAAAAAATCAATCCCCTGAAAGCCTACGTAAATCTTTCGGAACAATATTTCTTATCGGTAAAGAAAGGCACGAAAGTAGAATTGAAAAGTAGCCTTTACCCCGACCGGATATTCGAAGGACAGGTAAGTATCGTTTATCCGACGATCGATCCGGCTTCGAGAACTTTCACCGTTGAAGTGAAGATTCCGAACGATGACGAAGCATTACGTCCCGGTATGTACGGAACCATCAATTTCTTTATCGGAAATACCGAAACCGTTGTTGTTCCTGCTATCGCTGTGTTGAAACTTCAGGGTGCGAATGACCGCTACGTATTCATCAACAAAGACGGTAAAGCCAAAAGAGTATCCGTGAATTTAGGGAAGCGTTTTGAAGATAAGATCGAATTGATCAGCGACGAAATCCAGGAAGGAGACGAATTGATCGTTGTCGGTCAGGGACGTGTTATCGACGGTTCACCCATTACTATCACTCAATAAGATAAATACATCAAATAAATAGTAAGAATATGAGTATATACAATACAGCGGTCAACAAGCCTATTTCCACATTAATGGTATTTATCGCCATTATGGTATTAGGTGTTGCCTCTTATATACAGTTGCCGGTGGACCAATACCCTAAGATGGACCCGCCCTACCTCACAGTGATGGCAACTTATCCGGGAGCGAATGCTTCGGATATTGAGGAAAATGTAACCAAAATCCTGGAAGATCAATTGAACTCCGTAGATAATCTGAAAGAGATGACCTCTACGTCCTATGACAACTTAGGAGTAATCTCTCTGGAGTTCGAATGGGAAGCCAATCTGGACGAAGCATCCAACGACGTACGTGACGCTGTCGATAAAGCAATGCAAAATTTGCCGGACGATATCGACCGACCGACCATTATGCGTTTCAACACGTCTATGATGCCGATCCTGATTTATGCCGTCACGGCCGACCAATCTTATCCCGGTATAGACAAGATTCTGGATGACAAACTGATCACCCGTTTGAACCGGGTAGACGGTGTAGCTTCTGTGATCGTTGCCGGAGCACCGGAACGTGTGGTTTATGTCGATTTAGACCCGAATAAACTGGATGCTTACAACCTGACTCTCGAACAGATCGGTAACAAAATTCTGGCAGAGAACAAGGATGTTTCTTCCGGTAATGTGAAAATGGGGCTGATGGACTATGCCTTGCGTGTAGAAGGGGAGTTCGCAGAAAGCGACCAGATCAAAAATATCGTACTCGGCACTCAAAATAATAAAACCATCTATTTGCATGATGTTGCTGTCGTGCGGGATACGATCAAAGACATCACACTGGAACAAACGATCAACCGGGGACGCGGCGGTGTACTGATGATCACCAAACAAACCGACGCCAATGCCGTTGCCGTAGCTAAAGAAGCGAAAAAGCAACTGGAATTGGCGATGAAAGAATTGCCTTCGGACATCAACTTCCAAATCATTTCGGATAACTCGGACTTTATCGTAAAGTCGATCAACAACCTGCAGGAAACATTGATGTACGCTTCGATCTTTGTGGTATTGGTCGTATTTCTGTTCTTAGGACGATGGAGGGCCACCTTTATCATTGCTCTGACCATCCCGATCTCACTGATTGTCGCCTTCATCTATTTGTTTGCAACGGGTGAGTCTCTGAACGTAATTTCACTGTCCTCCCTCTCTATTGCAATCGGTATGGTGGTAGACGATGCCATCGTAGTGTTGGAAAACGTAACGAAACATATCGACCGGGGAAGCCGGCCACGTGAAGCAGCCAAATACGGAACGAATGAAGTATGGTTGTCTGTAATCGTCACCACACTGGTAACCGTAGCTGTGTTCTTCCCGCTGACCCTGGTAACCGGAATGACCGGAATCTTGTTCAAACAGTTGGGATGGATCGTTTGTATCACCGTATGTACCTCGACACTGACGGCTATTTCTCTGACTCCTATGCTTTGTTCACAATTAATGCGGATACAGGAAAAGACCAGTAACAGCAAGTTCAGCTTTTACAATTTCGTATCCCGGCAATTGGATAGGCTGGATTCAGGTTATGAAAGACTGATCCGTTGGGTACTGCATCATAAAACATTCGTCATTTGTTTCATGACTGCCATCTTCCTGGGGTCTTGCAGCCTTACGCGTTTTATCAAAACCGACTTTATGCCGCAGAACGACCAGAGCAATATGACTGTATATGCAAAAATGCAATCCGGTCAACGGGTAGAAGAGACGAAAAGAGTCGCTTTACAGATCGACTCAATGATCCGGGCAGATATACCGGAAATTACGATCATCAACTTGTCGTACGGTAGTGAAGAAGAAGCTTCCTTCGCTTCTATGATGAACAGTACCGGTAACAATATCCTGAATATGCGTTTACGTACCGTAGATATTAAAGACCGTGAACGGAGTATTTTCGTCATTGCCGACCAGGTTCGTTCTATCTTGAAGAGTTTCCCGGATGTACTGCAATATACAGTCAGTACCTCATCCAGCGGTGGTTCTATGGGTAGCAACTCTGTCGATATCGAAATTATGGGTCACGATTTCAACACAACCACCCGTTTGGCTCAGGATATCGCAGTGAAAGCCCGTCAGATCCCGGGAGCCGAAGATATCAAAATCAGCCGGGACGACGATAAAGCCGAACTCCAGATTGCTTTAGATCAGGATAAACTGGCTCGTCATGGTTTGACCACTTCAGAAGTCGGTTCTTATGTCCGTAACCGGATCTACGGTTTCCGTAACAGTAAATTCAAAGAAGACGGAGAAGAATACGACATCATCGTCCGCCTGGATGAGAAATACCGTTCTTCTCTGACGGAGATCGAAAATATCCTGATCATAGACGGCCACGGCGAAAAAATACGTCTGAAAGAATTGGGTGAAATCAAAGAGTACTTCTCACCGCCAAATATCGAGCGTAAAAGCAAACAGCGTATCCTGAAAGTGTCTATCACTCCGGCAGCTGGCGTAGCTTTAGGAGATATCGCACAGGCATCACAACAGATTATCGACAATCTGGAAGATGTACCTCAGGATGTCAGTCTTTACATCGGTGGTAACTACGAAGACCAGCAGGAATCCTTCAGTTCTTTGATCTGGCTGTTACTGTTGTCCCTGATGTTGGTATACATTGTGATGGCCGCTCAGTTCGAATCTTTCAAGATGCCGTTCATTATCATGTTGGCCATTCCGTTTGCATTCACAGGAGTAATTCTGGCCCTGTTGCTCACGAACACCACCTTGAGTATCGTGGCTGCCTTGGGTGCTATTATGTTGGTCGGTATCGTGACGAAGAACGGTATTGTGTTGATCGACTTTATCAACCTGATGCGTGAAAGAGGTATTCGCTTGTACGATGCTATTGCACAAGCTTGTCGTTCCCGTCTGCGTCCGGTATTGATGACCTCTTTGACTACGATTCTGGGTATGGTACCGATGGCGATCAGTGCAGGTGAAGGTTCCGAAACCTGGCGGCCAATGGGTATCGCAGTAATCGGTGGTATGGTTTTCTCCACCATCATTACGATGATCATCGTCCCGGCCGTATACGCTGCTATGGACAAAAGCGGTAGCCGTGACAAGAAAAAGGCACTGGCCAAAGAATTTAAATTTATGAAAGACTTCGATCCTGAAAAAGATCTACCCAAAAAGTAATCGATAATGCAGATTTACAGTTTCAGACCGATATTAAAGTCTGAAATTGTAAATCAAAAATCAAAATCAAATATGAAGAAAGCAGTATTCATAACATACAACCAAGCCCTGACAGAGCGAGTAGCTTTTCTCCTCGATCAATTACAGATCAAAGGATTTACACAATGGCCTCTGGTTAACGGAGCAGGAACAGAAACCGGAGAACCTCGTATGGGATCTCATACCTGGCCGGAAATGAACTCCGCCACCATTACCATCGTCGAAGAAGAAATGGTGCCCCTGATTCTGAAATACGTCAAAGCGTTGGATGAAGTAAACAAAGAAAACGGTATCCGGGCTTTTGTCTGGGATATTACCGATATGTATTAATCCGAAAACTCAATAGGGTCTGCGCAAAGCAACTGCACAGACCCTATTCAAAAATTCTCTTTCTTAACCACAACCGACAATCTGCCTAAGTGGCAGTAAAATAGTTTCAACTTTCTTTCAGCGGTTTAAAGCCGCGTCCCAGAATTTCTTTCGAATCGATTACATTGATAAAGGCTTCGGGGTCGATTTCTGCAATCCGATGCCGTAAAATCATCATTTCACGGCGTGTGAGGATGGTGTAGATCATATTGCGGCTTTCTCCCCGATACATACCGACAGCCGGCAATAAGGTTGCTCCCCGGTTGATATCCTTGATAATGACATCCTTCACCGGATCTAACTTATCAGTGACAATCATCAGGGTCTTATGTACAGCAGCACCGTCGATTACCAGATCGATCACTTTTCCTTCGATAAATACGATAATCCAGGAATACATCGGTAAACGCCAGTCACCGAAAGCAACAACCGTCGACAACGTAATGGTACAGTCGACAATAATCACCAAAGTTCCAAGCGATATGTGGGTATATTTATTCAAAATCATAGAAATGATATCGGATCCTCCGGAAGTTGCCCGTGCCTTAAAGATCATACCGATCCCGATACCATAAACAATTCCTCCGAAAATAGCGGACAACAACTGTTCGTTCAGTAACGTACGATCCGTAATACCGGGCTCCAACAAGGCATCATAGCCGTATAAATAGTGGATGAGACGCATAAATGCCGGAATAGCGAACGTACAGATAATGGTTTTTACCCCGAACATACCTCCCAAAAAGTAAATTCCCAACAAGAGTAAAGGAACGTCCATACACAGGGCTGCAATTTCAGTCTCCCACCCCCACAAATGGTGAAATACCATAGACAATCCGTAAGTTCCTCCGGGAGCAAACCCATAAGGCTCAGCAAACATCACCGCCCCCAGGGCAAAAACAAAACATCCGCCCAACAACCAGGCATAGGTTATAAAAAAATCTTTAGAGAGAAATTTCTCTTTCGTAACAAATCCCATATTGACTTTAGATTTATGATTTTGATTTATGATTTAACGCCGCCAAAATTACGAATTGTTTTCGGCATTTTCTTGGCATAAAATATTTTCAACATGTTTTGTTTATATCTGTATATCAATCTATTAAACAACAAGACACAGGCATATTTATACAAGAAAGAGCATATTTATACAAAAACAGGAAATCGCATTGAAAACGATTGAAGCCCTATACGGCAATAACAGGATAAGGTGAGTAATCGTAAAGTTGTATTTTCCCTTTCAAGAGGGATTCAGGAACATCGATCAGCCGTTGATTGCTACTTCCCCTGAAAAGCAAATCGGTATCCCGCAAATGCTGATTAAAACGTCCATCTACCAAAACATCGATATAAGGCAAGATTTGTGCCAACCGGGCAGACCGGCACACCTCTTCGTAGCGATAACCGGTATAACACCAAATATTCTTTTTGCTTTTGTTTTTAATCAACTTAGCCAATTCAGTAAATGCTTCGACTTGCTCCAAAGGGTCTCCCCCACTAAAAGTAATATTTGAAAAAGGATCGGTCAGCAAGCGTTCGGCCACCTCTTCTACTCCGACCGCATGCCCATGCTCACGTTCCCAGGATTGGGGATTATGACAACCGGGGCAATGATGCCGGCATCCTGCCGCATAGAGAGAGGTCCGGAATCCCGGACCATCTACCACGGTATCTTCGATAATATCCAATAAAAACAGGTTCATCGCTAAACTAATTATGTCTGACCCGATCATTCAATTCAGCCAGTTTCGCCTGATTCCAGCGATTTGTCGTACCGACCAGATATCCGGTAATCCGTTGCAGGCGATCGATATGATGTCCTCCGCAATTGGGGCATTCTTCCAAACCGTCGGTCGCGTCTTCATGTCCACAATCCATACAGCGGTTACGGTTGTGATTGACAGAACAATACCCCATATTATAGCGGTCCATCATGTCTACCACCGACATAATCGCATCCGGATTGTGGGTTGCATCTCCATCGATCTCTACATAGAAGATATGCCCTCCGCGGGTCAGATCATGGTAAGGAGCTTCTATTTCTGCTTTATGCCGGGCACTGCATCGATAATAGACAGGCACATGATTCGAGTTCGTGTAATATTCCCGGTCGGTCACTCCCGGGATGATTCCGAAACTCTTTTTATCCTTCTGAGTGAATCTCCCGCTCAATCCTTCGGCAGGAGTAGCCAATACACTATAATTGTGCTGCCAGCGCTCCGAAAATTCATTCGCTTTATCCCGGAAACGGGTTATAATTCGGATCCCTAACTGCTGTGCAGCCGGATCTTCTGCATGGTGCTTACCTGTCAACGCGACCAAACATTCGGCCAAACCGATAAAACCGATCCCCAGTGTCCCTTGATTTATAACACTCTCTATCGTATCTTCAGGTTTCAACTTCTCCGTTCCTACCCACAGAGAACTCATTAAGAGAGGGAATTGCTTTGCCCGGGCAGTTTTCTGAAACTCAAACCGACGATGTAATTGCAAAGCCGTCAACTCAAGGAGTTCGTCCAATTTCGAGAAAAATGTCCGGATTCTTTCTTCCCGTTCGGAAATATCCATACATTCGATAGCCAGACGTACAATGTTTATCGTCGAGAAAGAAAGATTTCCCCTACCGATGGAAGTCTTCTCTCCGAAGCGGTTTTCAAAAACCCGGGTCCGGCATCCCATGGTAGCCGTCTCATAGCGAAAACGCTCCGGATCGTCGGCTTTCCACAATTCATGCCGGTTAAAAGTAGCGTCCAGGTTGATGAAGTTGGGAAAAAAACGCCGGGCACTGACTTTACAAGCAAAAACATATAAGTCGTAATTGGGATCCTGAGGTAAATAATTCACGCCCCGTTTCTTTTTCCAGATCTGAATCGGAAAGATAGCCGTACCTCCGCTTCCCACTCCCCGATAGGTAGAGGTCAGCATTTCCCGAATAATACAACGGCCTTCGGCAGAAGTATCCGTACCGTAATTGACAGAACTGAAAACAACCTGATTGCCTCCCCGGCTATGAATGGTATTCATATTATGGATAAAAGCCTCCATAGACTGATGTACACGACTTACCGTCCGGTTGATCGCATGTTGTAAAACCCGCTCATCCCCGCTCAAACCGTCCAGCTCAATCCGGACATAATCTTTGATGGGAAAATGGTACAGGTGTTTGTAATCTTCGCCGGTAATCTCTTCCAATACTTTCACCTCTTCGATAAAACTATTCCGCACATAAGGTGCCAGATAAAAATCAAAAGCCGGAATCGCCTGTCCGCCATGCATTTCATTCTGAGCCGTCTCGAGCGAAATGCAACCGAGGATGCTAGCCGTCTCGATCCGTTTTGCCGGACGGGATTCACCATGACCGACATAGAATCCGTTTTTCAGGATCTTATCCAAGGGATGCTGTACGCAGGTGAGACTTTTGGTCGGATAATAATCTTTATCGTGTATGTGCAGATATCCTTGCCGAACGGCATTTTTTACTTCTTCTACCAACAAATAATCGTCGACAAACGGCTTTGTCGTTTCACTGGAAAATTTCATCATCATCCCGGCAGGCGTATCCGCATTCATATTGGCATTTTCCCGGGTCACCTCATTCGATTTCGTCTCTATGATTTCCAAAAAAATATCCCGGGTTTTCGCTTTACGGGCCACACTACGCTGATTCCGGTAAGCAATATATAATTGAGCCACATCTTTACGGCGGCTCTTCATCAATTCGATTTCCACACAGTTTTGAATATCTTCGACACTCATCTGCTCCTGTCCCCGGCAAGCGATACGATCGGCAATTTCATGTGCCAATTGCATATCTTCTCCTTTATCGGTATGCAGCATCGCTCTTCTCACTGCAGCAACGATTTTCTCCTCATTAAAGCCAACTACACGGCCATCTCTTTTCAATACAGTCTGAATCATTATTTTACTTTTTAATCATAAACCGATAACTCATAAGGCAAGGAGAGGACAAAAAAAAGACAAGCGAATCCTTCTTTCCGGCCTTTCCTCGAAAGCCTCAGAAAACAATAATTACGGCAGGTCTTCTGACTTACTCCCGGTTTAAACAACCTTCCCGCCAATAACGGCAGTGGTTCTTCTCGGGTTTAAACCGCTCTACGGAGCTTACAGCAGCGGGACTGTCCGGGATTCTCACCCGATTCCCTTTTCATCTCATCCCTACGCTAGGATAAGAACCGAAATCAAGACAAAAATAGAAAGTTTTTTACGAAGAGAAAAATATTTTCAGAAACTTTTCTGACATTTTTTCAAAGTAACAGATTATCAAAGTTTTCCAATACAAATCTTTTAATCTAGAATCCGGCACATTCAAACTATTGATAATCAACATATAACTACAAAACAAAATTCAAATCATCAAGCAATCAAACATTTAAAAGTTTTCCAAAATAAAAATCCAAAAATTAATCGAGTTAATATTTTTCAGCATTGATATTTTATTCTTCGTCTTTTACTTTTGATTTTTCATTTTGTAGATATTCCACCCAAATTCGGGCTGCTTCTTCCACTGTTTTGAGACAAGGACGTTTTTTATAATATTCGGGTGTCCGGGCTTCAGGCACCGGATCGAACCCGATTCTTGGGGGAGTCACCCCCAACAATTCACCGCAGATCAACGAACCGTTACGCTTCACAAATTTCTCTGCCAATTGTTGTACCAGTCTATAATTCGCTTCTTTCCCTTCCCTATCTTTTCCCTCTACACAACCTGTTTCGAGGCCTGCCAATATAAACATTCCGCAAGCAGCACCGCAAGTCATTCTCATCCGACCGATCCCTCCACCGAACGAAGCCGACATCCGTAATGCCTGTTCGAAAGTATAACCATACTCGTCTGCAAAAGCAGCACATACCGACTGTGAACAATTGTAGCCTTGCCGGAATAATTCGACGGCACGCTGTATCCGGTCTTCCATCATCCTATTTTTTAATGTCCGGCAAAAGTAACGAAAGACCGTGAGAATAGGAAATCTATTTCTTCTATTGCGTAATAATATTCCCTTGCAAATCTATATCCAAAGCCATATCGAGTCCCGGTTGTTGTTTAGGGGTCAAAACAAAATGATACCGATCTCCCTGAGGGAATTGCCGATAGTCGACGCTCCGTACGGTATAGTTTTCATAAG
Coding sequences within it:
- a CDS encoding C-GCAxxG-C-C family protein → MEDRIQRAVELFRQGYNCSQSVCAAFADEYGYTFEQALRMSASFGGGIGRMRMTCGAACGMFILAGLETGCVEGKDREGKEANYRLVQQLAEKFVKRNGSLICGELLGVTPPRIGFDPVPEARTPEYYKKRPCLKTVEEAARIWVEYLQNEKSKVKDEE
- a CDS encoding anaerobic ribonucleoside triphosphate reductase → MIQTVLKRDGRVVGFNEEKIVAAVRRAMLHTDKGEDMQLAHEIADRIACRGQEQMSVEDIQNCVEIELMKSRRKDVAQLYIAYRNQRSVARKAKTRDIFLEIIETKSNEVTRENANMNADTPAGMMMKFSSETTKPFVDDYLLVEEVKNAVRQGYLHIHDKDYYPTKSLTCVQHPLDKILKNGFYVGHGESRPAKRIETASILGCISLETAQNEMHGGQAIPAFDFYLAPYVRNSFIEEVKVLEEITGEDYKHLYHFPIKDYVRIELDGLSGDERVLQHAINRTVSRVHQSMEAFIHNMNTIHSRGGNQVVFSSVNYGTDTSAEGRCIIREMLTSTYRGVGSGGTAIFPIQIWKKKRGVNYLPQDPNYDLYVFACKVSARRFFPNFINLDATFNRHELWKADDPERFRYETATMGCRTRVFENRFGEKTSIGRGNLSFSTINIVRLAIECMDISEREERIRTFFSKLDELLELTALQLHRRFEFQKTARAKQFPLLMSSLWVGTEKLKPEDTIESVINQGTLGIGFIGLAECLVALTGKHHAEDPAAQQLGIRIITRFRDKANEFSERWQHNYSVLATPAEGLSGRFTQKDKKSFGIIPGVTDREYYTNSNHVPVYYRCSARHKAEIEAPYHDLTRGGHIFYVEIDGDATHNPDAIMSVVDMMDRYNMGYCSVNHNRNRCMDCGHEDATDGLEECPNCGGHHIDRLQRITGYLVGTTNRWNQAKLAELNDRVRHN